The genomic DNA TTCAGGAACTTGAAGGGACAAGGAAAGTTATGATGCAGATTTTTCAGTAGTTATAGAATTTATATATTCCCTTAAAACACTATTCATCAAGGTCTGATAACCTGTTTTTTTCTCTGTGGCAAGTTTCTTAAGAAACAATAAGATATCATTATCCAGTCTCACTGTGGTTGAGATCTTTTTGGGTCTATAAAACCTGCCCCTTACACCTTTAGAGAAATCATATTCTTTCTTTAATTCAAAATCCGATTGTTTCATATTGCTCCTTTTCTTTTTTTGTAGCTTTTCTTGCCGATATAATTCTAATAACTTCCTCTCCATTTTCTTTAAGGTAGTATAAATGTCCCGCTATAATCAACTTCCCTTTGTATGTGGTACCAATGGTTACCCATCTTTCCTCAAAATTGCTGAATCTTTCATCTATAATGGAGATGTGAAATGGGTCGTCAAATATCTCTTTTGATTCCTCGAATGATAATTTATGTTTCTTTACATTTGCCCTATTTTTATTTTCAGCCCATTCAAACTCCATAAAATATTTTAAGTAAATGTAAATACATTGTCAATACATTTCACACGTCACGCTTTAAGAATCACATTTTGCGTTATGGCTGGAACAGTGTTCTGGCGAAATACATTAATGAAAAGGG from Pseudomonadota bacterium includes the following:
- a CDS encoding BrnA antitoxin family protein gives rise to the protein MKQSDFELKKEYDFSKGVRGRFYRPKKISTTVRLDNDILLFLKKLATEKKTGYQTLMNSVLREYINSITTEKSAS
- a CDS encoding BrnT family toxin, which translates into the protein MEFEWAENKNRANVKKHKLSFEESKEIFDDPFHISIIDERFSNFEERWVTIGTTYKGKLIIAGHLYYLKENGEEVIRIISARKATKKEKEQYETIGF